From a region of the Helianthus annuus cultivar XRQ/B chromosome 5, HanXRQr2.0-SUNRISE, whole genome shotgun sequence genome:
- the LOC110942938 gene encoding uncharacterized protein LOC110942938, which translates to MFSIDDNKAPGLMGILLRFPKRLGRLLVMTFVLLLKIFSPLNACSKRILEGLDKVVSLNQSAFVPGRRISDNILLVQELMHNYHRDIESPRCAFKVDIQKAYDTVDWDFLGDILKGYGFHKIMTEWIMNCITSSPFSVSVNGNIFGYFKDELFLFSRGEVDYVKIIMVALNGFKDMAGLIPSLTRRSLPIRLQGVGGKMENRITDWKAKSRSFAGRLQLIISVLSAFYVYWALVFILPVSIVKQLEQKLRSFLLCQGHIVKGKSQSVLEYCLLTEERRWVGDSSDSRC; encoded by the exons ATGTTCTCTATTGATGATAACAAGGCCCCGGGCCTAATGGGTATTCTTTTGCGTTTTCCAAAAAGGCTTGGCCGATTGTTGGTGATGACGTTTGTGCTGTTATTAAAGATTTTTTCACCTCTAAATGCCTGCTCCAAGAG AATTTTAGAGGGCCTTGATAAGGTGGTGAGTTTGAATCAATCTGCTTTTGTACCGGGTAGACGAATTTCTGATAATATTCTTCTTGTTCAAGAGCTTATGCATAACTATCATAGGGATATCGAATCCCCTCGATGTGCCTTTAAAGTAGACATCCAAAAGGCTTATGATACAGTGGACTGGGATTTTCTTGGTGATATTTTGAAGGGATATGGGTTCCATAAGATTATGACTGAGTGGATTATGAATTGTATCACTTCATCGCCTTTCTCAGTTAGTGTGAATGGAAATATTTTTGGGTATTTCAAAG ATGAACTCTTTCTTTTTTCTAGAGGTGAGGTTGATTATGTGAAGATTATTATGGTTGCTCTAAACGGGTTTAAGGATATGGCGGGCTTGATTCCTAGTCTCACAAGGA GGTCTTTGCCGATAAG ATTGCAAGGTGTTGGTGGAAAAATGGAAAACAGAATTACAGATTGGAAAGCTAAATCTCGTTCATTCGCGGGTAGACTTCAATTGATTATTTCGGTTCTATCAGCTTTTTATGTTTATTGGGCTTTAGTTTTCATTTTGCCGGTTAGTATCGTGAAGCAACTTGAGCAAAAGCTTAGAAGTTTTTTATTGTGTCAAGGCCATATAGTTAAAGGAAAAAGCCAAAGTGTCTTGGAATATTGTTTGCTTACCGAAGAAAGAAGGTGGGTTGGGGATTCGTCGGATAGCCGATGTTAA